From the genome of Heliangelus exortis chromosome 23, bHelExo1.hap1, whole genome shotgun sequence:
AGCATGATATGAATGTAGGTGTTATGAGATTGCAATTGAATTACTTAGCAAGTCTCCTTTGCCAGGGACTCCTATATAAGTTTTTGTTTAAGAAAGTAGAGCTATTTAAAACTTACACCACAacatgattttgaaaaaaagcaagtcaTTTCCAGAGATAGCACCAGGAAATTTTGGGGGTTTGCTTCCTCTAACTGTAAATTCTAGTGTTGTCACAGTGGAGATTATGAGTAAGTTTCTCATGGCAAGCAATGTTTacaagttttaaattttctgtagtAAACAGGAGCTGATAAAAGTATTCCCAGTTCACTTCTCTTCCATTTCGTGTTTTGACAGCTTCTGCCAGTTCTGGGACAATAACACGTTTCTTCTCTATTCTTTGGtacacaaaagagaaaacaatattGCTATCAATAGTTTTTCCAGAATAATCAAGTCTGCACCTTCCTTTTAGAGCCAGGTGGAATCTGAATTCTTCACCATAACTAGGTTTATAATGTTGcacgggttttttttttcctgagggaaTTAGTTTAGAAAATCCTGTTTCCTACACAAGTGCAAAATGCCTGtgcaaaaaaagttttttgttgCTGGGAAAGCAAATCTGAGTAGAAGCAAAGCAGCTCATGAGAGATGGCATCATAACCCATCTTCAGGATTTTATGTTACCAGAAACAGCATCCCAGCATCTTTTATCCCAGCACACTGTTCATGGCACAGCTAAGTGCAGGGGTAAAGACTTGGtgcttatttcttttcctgcctgagGTGAAGTGGAAGAAACAGGTAAGTTTGGATTCATGCTTGATACATACATGTGGTCGAGATTCCAGGTACTGAAGAGGATTCTGCTCTCCCTGTTGCTGTAGGGGTTGATGGAATGCTTGAGTGGGCAGTGATCCCTGTCAAAAGGTCCCTGTGAAACAAAAGGACACTGCTTGTCACCCCAGGGccctccttcccctgcctggAACTCAGATCAGGCAGAAGTGACAACACTGTGCTGCTAAGCTGCACCACACAAGCATCCAAGTAACTGCTTGGATGGAAGGAAGGGAGTTCCTTGGAGGGAAGGAACTGCTTCCCTCATCTGATGCTGCAACTCAGGGGAAGATGAACAGGTGGttgggaggaaaagaaacccaGGGAAACCAAGAGTGAGAATTGAAGTAGGGTGCAGAGCTGGTATTACTCCTGACCTGATGCCTAAATACAGAATGCTTGTTGCCAGAGGGTTTGTTCCAAGGGGAATAATGCCTTCAAAACCCTGGATGGTCACCTCTCTTACTTGTGTATGCCATGCTATCTGATTTCTACTTGCACAATTAATGTGGTGGGGTTTAATCCCAGCTTTTCCACTAATTACCATCTCATGCCACCCAATTACTCATGGCATCTTCattgcaaaaggaagaaaaggtatTAATTTAGTTTTGGGCCATTTGTAGGTTATCTTTAATCTCTGCTACATTCTCACTGTAGAGCAGCTCCATTTCTTTAGTCAAGAGTTCTCTATTTATTTCCTCAACTGATGAAACGgctgcaatattttttaatctccttGGCAAGGTTTAACTCAGCTtaagtttttcagaaaactttccTTTTCAGACCACCAAGACAGTCTGAGCTCACCTGACAGGAGAACCACCCCTCCGGAGTGCACAGCCGGagtgcctcctcctcctccctcctgtcAAAGTAGGATCCGTTATATTTCATGGATTTCAGCTTCTCTCCCATCAGGTCAGTTATCTTTTTATATGCATCCCTTGCTGTTGGATCAACATATGAAGTATAACTAGTAACCtagaggggggaggaaaaaaaacccaaaaacaactGCAATTAATCCATAGtgcctggagcagcctggggcttTTTTCTACAATCGGTTTGTTGCGTTataaaagtgttttatttattagttttatatatatatatatatatatatatatatatttggggTCATGAAAGTACTTCTAGTAGCAGTTTGAAAACAAGTAACTTCCACAGAGTCCTTTACCTGTCTGAGGTAGCTCCTCATTCTGCTCTGACAGCTGTAGCGCATGTAGCTTGACTTGTTCTTAAAACGAGGCTCCAGGCCTGAAGGGAGGGAGATCAGTAAATGAGGACTTttagttttctgcttctgcctAGCTGGGTATTGatccttttttgtttccttttggtttgattctctttttttccttttccctcccctttttttccttttccttttttaatttttcctttttttcctttcgcttttattccttttccttattccttttcctttttcctttttgaatttttcctttttttcctttctcttttattccttttccttattccttttcctttcttttttttttcctttttcctctcgtctcttttttccttttccttttttcctttctttttttttcctttttcttctcgtctctttttttcctttttcttttttcctcgtctttttttttcctttctctttctttttttcctttttcctctcgtctttttccttttcctttcgtcctttccctttcttttctttttcctctcgtctctttttttccttttcctttcgtcctttccctttctttttttccttttcctttcgtcctttccctttttctcctttcctttttcctttccctttctttttctcctttttttttcctttccctttctttttctcctttccttttttcctttccctttcctttttttctttccctttccttttttccttttcctttccttttttccttttcctttcatctcttttttccttttccttttgtcctttccctttctttttctcctttccttttttcctttccctttctttttctcctttccttttttcctttccctttctttttctcctttccttttttcctttccctttctttttctcctttccttttttcctttccctttctttttctcctttccttttttcctttccctttctttttctcctttccttttttcctttccctttctttttctccttttccttttttttcccctttttcctttttcttccccccccccctccccaaaccccagTGGGCACATCTACTTTTCCAGACACACCTTCAAACCATTTCCtgtccttctccttctcctcagcctgGGTATTTTCGCTCAGGTTTTGGATCAGATccaccagcagcttctgcctctCGGCAGCTTTCTCTCCGCTCAGCATCTCCTGTGCTGCCTCTATCACCTTCTGGGAGCTGAGGTCTAACAGGAGCCGCAGGATTTCGGAGGCACCTGCGGAGAGCGAGGCGGGAAGGAGCCGCTTCTGCATCCCCCATCTTCCCCCGCCAGCTCTTCCCCGCAGCACTCACagccctcccagctctctccgggacccagcagcaccagctccgTCTCCTCCGGCAAAGCTCGAAAGTAATTTTCCGTCAGCTCCGTCCCGTCCTCGTAGAGGCAGAGGCGGCTGCCTGACAAGGGAAGCTGCGTCCCGGGAGGGTCAgagccccgcagccccccgggaGGGTCAAGCCCCGCAGGAGGATCAgagccccgcagccccccgggaGGGTCACAGCCCCCGAGGAGGATCAGAGCCCCGCAGTCCCCTCGGGAGGGTCAGAGCTCCGCAGCCCCGCAGGAGGATCAGAGCCCCCTGGGAGGGTCAgagccccgcagccccccgggaTGGTCAGAGCCCCCCCGGAGGATCAGAGCTCCGCAGCCCCGCAGGAGGATCAGAGCCCCCCAGGAGGATCAaagccccgcagccccccgggaGGGTCACAGCCCCCGAGGAAGATCAGAGCCCCGCAGCCTCCCCCCGGGAGGGTCAGAGCCCCGCAGCCTCCCCCCGGGAGGGTCAGAGCCCCGCAGCCTCCCCCCGGGAGGGTCAGAGCCCCGCAGTCCCCCTGGGATGGTCAGAGCCCCGCACCTCCATCAGCCGGCAGCCTTTCCTCAGCAGCTCGCTCAGGCTCCCGGCCGCCACGCCGAATTTCCGCGGGCTTCCCGCCCCGCGTAGGCGGAAGGGTCGGAGCCGCtgttgcttctgctgcttcttctccatctcctcagTCCCGCCGCTGCCTCCGTCCCGCGCATGCGGAGCGGTTGCGCCTGCGCGGGGCGGGCGCGGTGTTGCCATGAGAGCGGCGATGGGGCCGCCCTGAGGCAGCCGGGTGAGGGGCCTGGGCCGCCCgcttccctttttccttccttccgCTCCCCTGCGGCCGGGACAGCCTCCTCCGCGGTTCCTCCTGGGCTGCCGCTTCGTCTGCGGCCTGGCCGTTCCCCTGAGCCGGCGTCCTGAACCCTGCGGGGCCTGCGGGGCCTCggcctcctgctgcctcctgtgcGGGTCTGGGGccgggggtgggagggaaggggtcGGGATTGATCCCAGCATGAGCGCTGCGGCCTGCGGGGGGGGGAGCGGTGCTCTGGCGCTTCTCCTgcctccttcctgctgcctttcGTGTTAGCAGCTTGGCTGTGAGACGGAGCTTGGTGGCTTTTGGCTGAATGCACCCTGGTCTTCTTTatgttgcttgttttgttttgtttcggtTTGGTTTTTCCCTCCTGTTGAAGTGCACAGAGGGTACCGGGCAGTCCCGTGTGTTTTGTGGTGCTCAACCAGGCTCAAGTTCCATCTTGGATTGGCAGATTTGATTAAGCTTGCTGGCAAACTGCTGCACAAGTTAGCCAAGCCCTCATTTCACTAAGGAAATGCTCAGTGTAAGGGTATCATGCcaatattaattaaataaaactcaGCTTTGTAGTCAACATCTACTGACTTGATGTGCCACAGgatttaatttcagtgtttttattatCGTCCTTCCAGGCATTACCTTAAGCTTGAAGCATCTTTGCTTTGACTGTCTGGCTTCTGCAGGATGCCACACAAGATTGGGTTTATAGTTGTTAGCTCATCAGGACACGAAGATGGCTTCAGTGCAAAAGAGCTGATGGTTCATGCACCAACGGTGAATGGCTGGAGATCACCAAGGTACTGCCCTTGGGAAGAAAGCACAAGCTCTGAGCAAGGTTAAAATGAGTGGGAGATGGTACCATGCATGTTCAGAGGAGCTTCCAAACCAATTGGAAAAACAGGAGCAGTTACTTTATTCTCCTGGAATCCttatcctggggaaaaaaagcaccttgGTTACCACCCAAAGGcattacattacattttaaTGAAGTCTGTTAAAAGAAGGGAACTATTTTTGTTCTCGTCAGTCTTAAAGCTTGCAATTGCTTTggtttaatattaaaaatccaGTCTGCTCAGCACATCCCCTAGATAGGTATGGCCCTCTTTAACATGCATGCAATAAAGTGTAGAatgtttctgctctgctccttggtttctttttacAATATTTGTAATGCTGAAGTTAACCTGTAACAACTTTGGAAAGTCTCATAATTACGTGGTACTCAAGTTGGGAGTGAAatcatcttttaaaaaggtTATTCAGAAATTGTGTGTGTTTTCAGACTCTGTCAGTATCCACAAGAAATTGTTCTGCAGTTGGTGGAGAGATGTCGAATACGAAAGCTGCAGCTGCTTGCTCACCAATACATGATTTCAAGCAAAATTGAGTTCTATATCAGTGAAAGCTTGCCTGAATACTTTGCTCCTTATCAGTCAGAGAGGTTTCACAGACTAGGGTAAGTCAACAAGCTCCAAGTGATTTTATTACTTAATCAGAAAGGCCTCAGGATGAAATAATGTTCATTATGCTCTGCATGCTGTGCtgcaagcagcaaaaaaattctgtccttGCTTGGTTCTCTAACAAGGCTGAAGGTGTGGGTGTAAGAAGCACGATGCAGACAAAAGTCTTGTCAGATGACAGCCCAGGCTGTTTCACTTACAAGGGATTTTTAAGCCTTATCAAAGTAATAACCTGCAGAGCAAGAATGCAGCTGTGCATTTGTACATTTCCTCTGCTTACTTGTTCCTTTGTCTTCCTCAGTTATGTACCTCTCTCAGACAATGAGAAAACTGGTTTCAGAGCACGAGAGTTAAAATCTGTGTACATGGATGCAGTTGGCCAGTACCTCAAGCTGATTTTCCATAAAAATTATGCCAATAAATACAACCTATATGGCCAGGTAAGTTGAGCTAGGAGTTGTTATTTGGTAGATGAAGTACAGACCAGGCATAGAaatctgcttccttggctgtaGAAGCTAAAAAACATCGTTTGAAACCTcctgggtttatttttggtttgttttagaGCACAAAGTACAAATGAGAGGTTACAAATTACCTGTAATCAGGATCAAATGCAAGCAACATACTCAGAACAAGCAGGTAAAGTGCAGGATCTGTTACAGATCTGTTACAATTCTGAGTTTTAGGCTGCACTGCAGGCTCTGTGCCATAAGACAAAACAATTCATCTGAGAACAGCATTGCAGGCACTACAAAGCCACTTGTAGTCTTTAGGGTCTGATGTGGCATTAAGTGGAGGTGTTTTACAGCCAGCCTGgtgcagaaaaagcaaatatctGCCTCAGTTCTGCAGTAACTGTCTTTGCTTTCATCCCAGCCTAGAAAAGGAACAACTGATGACTCTGCAACGTGGTCTGTAGGGATgagaatacatttttaatgaagcaCAAAGTTAgtgcttttctttgcttccatAGCACCCTGGAGACCataggtctttttttttttttttcctttttttttttttttccttccaattcttttgtttccattttcttaagagatggaaaaaaagtaatgacCTTgtgcatttacattttctgtgaaTCCCTCCCAGGTTGCCCTGGTTGCTGTAAACATTATTGGAGATCCAGCAGACTACAGTAATGACATCAGTAATACTGTAAGTGCAAACCAGCCCTGACTTTTTACTGTTGCTACACATGTTCAGTTGCAGGGTTCTAGGGGTAATGAAGTGCATCTAtcatctgttatttttctgctgttgcagAGCTGCCATGTatcaatttattattttttaatgttgactTGAGGCGAGAAAGCTCTCAAAAATTTAACCTGATGTGTagatacaaaaaataaaacataatcgATGggaatatttgtattttcagccTCTACAGATTCTCCTGTTTCCATATTCCCCAAAGTATAAGCACTAGGGGATGCATAATGTAGGTTGACTGTGGCAAGTCAGAATTTCTGTCCTGAATGCACGCTTAATATCGATGAATGTgcactaagattttttttttttttcccctcccctatGAAGCCTTCCAGAGAGAAGCTGATAGACCACTACTTAGGAATTAAATCAGATGACCCTGCCTTAGATGGAACTTACCTTGGGTAAGGATGTTTTTTTGAATACACCCTGGCAAAATGTCTGCTCAGGCTAAAATAGTTCTCTGTATTGTGTTAGTTCCCTGCTAGTGAAAAGGGAAGACGTATACACCACCTGGTCTATTCTGAACTAGCTGAAAGttcatttcattcattttataTCTTCAGGAAACCTGATGCCATCTCACCTCTGGATGATTTGGCTTTTGACATGTACCAGGACCCAGAAGTTGCTCAGATCATACGCAGGCTGGACGAGAAGAAGCGGGAAGCTGTGCATCAGGAGCGCTACGATTATGCCAAGAAGCTCAAGCAAGCCATTGCAGACTTGCAAAAGGTACTGTTGAAAGACTGCTTATCTCCTAGGGCAGCTGGTGTTCTGCTGGGCCCTTAGCATATTTATGTGGTGTTGTAATGAGATTTGACAAAATAGTTATTTTGAAATCAGGTAGCTTAGCTTGAAACACCGAGTAATATCAGAATAACGTAGCTTGAAATGCTGAATAATATCAGAATGCTTGAAATTATATCAATCAATAACATCAATTAGCTTGAAATGCTGAATAATACCAGAATACCTTAGCTTGAAATACTGAAACGTGGACAAACATGCAGGGATGTGACCCCCCTGGCTGGTTTGCTGTGCCACCTTCTAGGTAGGGGAACGCCTGGGCCGGTATGAGGTAGAGAAACGTTATGCTGTGGAGAAAGAGGATTATGATCTTgctaaaaagaagaaacagcaaatGGAAGCATACCGCCTGAAGGTGtaccagcagctggagctccaCGACCTTCTGGATGCAGAGCTGATGGTGGGTGCTGCTGTTCCTCCTCCAGGAACCTCATTTTATCCTGTGGGGGTTGTGGAGAGAAATGGCCGAGCAACAAAAACAAATTCAGGGAGTAAGAGCTGTTACTGGGATGTTTTATGAGAGTTACAAGTGGattttaagttttctgtttgGATTGTGGGTTTCCATAACCAGAGACTTGCACAAGGTGTTTTATGAACAGGATTTCCATAAATTACATTACATTAAACTGGTAAGGTCTCAAGCAGAAGACATTATTAGAATCCTGGATGCTTTTGACACTTTCAGCTCTACCCAGTTCAGATTCATAAAGTACTTTCTTGTATTTTGAGGGGGTACAACACACAGGGTTGTGCTGGCATCACAGCTAACCATACTGAATTAATGCAAGAACACAAAGTTTTCTGTTGTTCTCAGAATGGGAAGCTTCATATTCTCTCCGcacacagaattattttccagtTGTTTCATAAAGCTGCACCCAGTAGAAATTATTACATGTCTGTAAGTGAGGTCTGATATTTACTTAAAGCACCAAAATCTTACTGAACATTGGAGCTGTAGCTACATTACCTGTGGTTTTAGAACATTGTTAACCTTGCTGTACAAAATCCTTCTCCCTTTCTCAGATTCGAAAACCACCTGAGCTGCCTTTGCAGCCTTTGATTCATActgacagctctcagtgcacaAAAGCTACAAATTCACCTCCTCTGGAGCACACAGAACCACAcaaagcagagccctggggagcagaacCTTTGCTGGAAGAGAAGTCAGCAGCAGATCTCACTTCTGCTGAGCCCAGTGTTCCCCATCAGtcgcctcctcctcctgtgaCAACCCCCAGGGAAATCTGTCCCAAGGAAAATGTGAGTAGTGTGCTTCTGTTACAGCAGAGGATCTTGTGTTCAACCTTACAAAACAAGGGGGTCTTTTACAGCTGTTCTCATGGCTTTCTTTGCCTTCTTCTGGAAGCAGTAGTATGCTCTCTTAACAGAATgttggctaaaaaaaaaatcaataaagcCTTCTGACTTTCTGGCTTCCTGTCACCAGATGATTTCTTCTGTTGATGTGTGCACTTCCACAAAAGGCATTTAGTATGTGATTTATTGTATTCTGtagaaaagaaaagttttattcaCAGGTGCTGGTTCAGTTTCTTCATGATGTTACTACAGGAGCTTCAAAATCCATACTTAATTGTAAAGTGATCTTCTCTGATGAGGGGAACATGCATTGAGGGGAATCCAATCAGTGAGGAAGCAACTTCATCTAAGTCACCTCTAGAATAGtaaattgtgttttctttgctaGGCTGAATTTTTACCCTATGATGAGAGACCTGTTCCAGCCATCTGTAAACAGTCTGATGAAGCAGTTGTGTACCTTGAGCCAGAGGTGACTGAAGAGGACATCAGTGAGAGCCCAAGaactggcactgctggggaacCAGAGCCATTGACTGAGAAGGCACTGAGGGAGGCCAGCCCTGCTATTGAAGTTTTTGGAGAAGCTTTGGtaaaagccaagaaaacaaacatagAGATCATTGTGATCTGTGTGGAGCTGATTTGATGTCTGTCAGCAAACCCCTACTGATCCAGTTTTTTCATGCTGTTACTTTAAAATCTGATATTCAAGGGTATATGGGTGccctttttcagtgtttatagAATGCTCTAGTTTTTTTGAGTGGCTGCTTGATGAGCTATTGGGCAGATAGTGGCCAGCAGACTGCATCAGGGTATGGATCCATAACTTAACCACTGTCTTTTGTAGGGGGAGAAACCATTGCTATGCCTGAAATTGTTCCTTGAGCCTGACCTGTTAATCCATTTTACTCAAtccttttcaaaaatacatgCTTTTAATAAAAGCTAAATTCCTCTAGGAAAAACCTGGGGATTTCATGCTTAAGTTCATATGTGCTTTTGAGATTGTTTCTCTATATAAATGTTgattaaatattgaaattttaATACTGAGCTATTAAGAGAGAAACTTGTTCTGTGCTCAGGTTTCAGGAGCATATTCCAAAACTTGGTCCTATCGAGAAGATGGGTTACTGGCTGTCTATAAAAAGCTGGAGGAAATGTCAGTGAACACTCCAAAGGATGACTTAAAGAGCATGCTGAGGGCTGCTGTTTTCCTTGTACAGAGAGCCATCAAGGACATGGTCTCATCAGTAAGTTGTAATATGTCTGATAAGAAATGTTCCAGTGGAGAACGAACAGCAAAAATTGTAGAACTGTGTGGTTATAACACACTTGACATAATTTAAACAAATAGTttgtaaaactgctttttagtaaattggaaaaaaaacaaaacaaaacaaccccaacctacaacaacaaaaaaaaggaagaaacaactGAAATGTCAGCTTTTAGTTAGGATCAAGGACTGGGCACTGTCTGGCATTCAGCAGCATGGAAAATACTGCCCTGGGCTGAGTAATGAGCTTGAGAAACAACTGCTGATGCAGTAAATGTGTTGTGTGGTTGagcctttcctttttctaaGTTGAAATGCAGCAATGAAGTGACTCCAGTTTCAACTTGAGTGGCTACATTTAGCCTAAGGAGATTTAGGCTTCAAAGAGGcctttaatgagaaaaaaaaaataaatcaagagcTACATTATTCTTTATAAAACAGATTCTGAAGCCTTTTGCCCAAGCCCTGGCAATGCATGTTCTGGAAGAGAGAAATCTGAAGTAGTTTCCATTAAGAATGTTATTGTAATTACACatttctgttgctgctgttttttaTAACCACAGGAAAGACTTTACAGTAGTGTCTGAAAACAAGGATCTGGGTGGTATTTTTGTCCagccttccctttttcttttaaacttagGTTTTTCAAGCTGCCTTGAAACTTCTAAAAATGATAATCACCCATTACATACCAAAGCATAAACTAGGCAAGCAAGAAACTTCTCACTGTGTGGAAAAAACCCTTCCAAATTTACTTTCTAGAACAGGGGACTCTTCATCCCGTCTTCGCCTCGTGGCTTCCAACTTTATCCAGGTAGGTGCTTCTGATTCAGGAGGTGTAACTCTTGCCACCTTCTTAGTTGCAAGTGGTCTACAGAGATGAGAACAATATATGCAATATAACCAGTAAAGAAGATGTCGTGAAAACAAGTGATGCTTCTATTCCTAAAGCTGctagaagaggaagaaaaagaaaggtaacAATGTTACTTTGCCTTCCTGCTATTTTTGAATGTGTTACACTGGGTACTCTAGGCCTAAGTTGAAGCACTTGACACCCTTCTCCCTCAGATGGCTGTAAGG
Proteins encoded in this window:
- the CEP104 gene encoding centrosomal protein of 104 kDa, producing the protein MPHKIGFIVVSSSGHEDGFSAKELMVHAPTVNGWRSPRLCQYPQEIVLQLVERCRIRKLQLLAHQYMISSKIEFYISESLPEYFAPYQSERFHRLGYVPLSDNEKTGFRARELKSVYMDAVGQYLKLIFHKNYANKYNLYGQVALVAVNIIGDPADYSNDISNTPSREKLIDHYLGIKSDDPALDGTYLGKPDAISPLDDLAFDMYQDPEVAQIIRRLDEKKREAVHQERYDYAKKLKQAIADLQKVGERLGRYEVEKRYAVEKEDYDLAKKKKQQMEAYRLKVYQQLELHDLLDAELMIRKPPELPLQPLIHTDSSQCTKATNSPPLEHTEPHKAEPWGAEPLLEEKSAADLTSAEPSVPHQSPPPPVTTPREICPKENAEFLPYDERPVPAICKQSDEAVVYLEPEVTEEDISESPRTGTAGEPEPLTEKALREASPAIEVFGEALVSGAYSKTWSYREDGLLAVYKKLEEMSVNTPKDDLKSMLRAAVFLVQRAIKDMVSSVFQAALKLLKMIITHYIPKHKLGKQETSHCVEKTLPNLLSRTGDSSSRLRLVASNFIQEMALCSEVKPLQIVPVHLVQPLKPNSPAHLAMSQVELVEKLLKVMGTENSGFTVSNVMKFATGALEHRVYEVRDAAMRIILDMYRKDKAAVLQHLPPDDANIRKTVIYKTLFEGFAKIDGKLSEAELRVRRRAATEETEKKKKEEIKDLQGQLAALKEIQAEVQAGKEKESGFQKPKNQGLQINGSPQPAVAEIPDERSSVASYLDNLCIFCGERDESFTEEGLDLHYWKHCPMLTRCEHCKQVVEIASLTEHLLTDCDKKDIFGKCQRCSEALPKDELPKHIKSKTCNSAKPEDVANHCPLCHDNFSPGEEAWKSHLMGNDGCKMNRRRLSLLNKTHLVHPGKIAGQYLRKPGPSGVKVQAPSIGSKIPTPRGGPNKSTGKTYLKR
- the DFFB gene encoding DNA fragmentation factor subunit beta, which encodes MATPRPPRAGATAPHARDGGSGGTEEMEKKQQKQQRLRPFRLRGAGSPRKFGVAAGSLSELLRKGCRLMELPLSGSRLCLYEDGTELTENYFRALPEETELVLLGPGESWEGCASEILRLLLDLSSQKVIEAAQEMLSGEKAAERQKLLVDLIQNLSENTQAEEKEKDRKWFEGLEPRFKNKSSYMRYSCQSRMRSYLRQVTSYTSYVDPTARDAYKKITDLMGEKLKSMKYNGSYFDRREEEEALRLCTPEGWFSCQGPFDRDHCPLKHSINPYSNRESRILFSTWNLDHIIEKKRVIVPELAEAVKTRNGREVNWEYFYQLLFTTENLKLVNIACHEKLTHNLHCDNTRIYS